From one Candidatus Acididesulfobacter guangdongensis genomic stretch:
- a CDS encoding 50S ribosomal protein L23: MKELHKIIEKVILSEKSLGLRETQNVYVFNVNKNVNKNEIKIAIEKFFNVKVDSIKTLINRGKFKRIGKYTGKLSNTKKTYVKLKEGQHISALEV; this comes from the coding sequence ATGAAAGAATTGCATAAAATAATTGAAAAGGTAATACTTTCCGAAAAGAGTTTGGGTCTAAGAGAAACTCAGAATGTATATGTTTTTAATGTTAATAAAAACGTTAATAAAAATGAAATAAAAATAGCTATTGAAAAGTTTTTTAATGTTAAAGTTGACAGCATTAAAACATTGATAAATAGAGGGAAATTTAAAAGAATCGGTAAATATACGGGCAAATTGTCCAATACTAAAAAGACGTATGTTAAATTAAAAGAAGGCCAACATATTAGTGCATTAGAAGTATAA
- a CDS encoding 50S ribosomal protein L18, with protein MKTKLEKRLRRKVQIRKAMRNSKRPRLCVYKSLNNIYAQVFSLDNKVLVQVSTLSNEIKNEISGHTGNVESAKIIGAKIAELCKKNSINEVAFDRNGYIYHGRVKALADAARENGLIF; from the coding sequence ATGAAAACTAAATTAGAAAAAAGATTAAGAAGAAAAGTTCAAATCAGGAAAGCTATGCGAAATAGTAAAAGACCCAGGCTTTGTGTTTATAAAAGTCTAAATAATATTTATGCGCAAGTTTTCTCTTTGGATAACAAAGTCTTAGTTCAGGTATCGACGTTATCGAATGAGATAAAAAACGAAATTAGCGGACATACGGGAAATGTTGAGTCTGCAAAAATAATTGGCGCTAAAATTGCTGAACTTTGTAAAAAAAATTCTATTAATGAAGTAGCTTTTGATAGGAATGGATATATATATCATGGCAGAGTTAAGGCATTAGCCGATGCTGCAAGAGAAAACGGTTTAATTTTTTAG
- a CDS encoding 50S ribosomal protein L14, protein MIQMQTILTSADNSGAKKLMCIKVLGGSKRKYASIGDTIVVSIKEAVPNSKVKKGDVAKAVIVRTAKETRRSDGTYIKFDNNSAVLINAQKEPIGTRIFGPVARELRARKFTRIISLAPEVL, encoded by the coding sequence ATGATTCAGATGCAAACAATTTTAACATCCGCTGATAATTCCGGAGCTAAAAAGCTGATGTGTATTAAAGTGTTGGGCGGTTCAAAAAGAAAATATGCTTCAATCGGTGATACCATTGTTGTATCAATCAAGGAAGCCGTTCCTAATTCCAAAGTAAAAAAGGGCGATGTTGCTAAAGCTGTAATTGTCAGAACTGCTAAAGAGACAAGACGCTCTGACGGTACATATATTAAATTTGATAATAATTCTGCTGTCCTAATTAACGCTCAAAAGGAGCCTATAGGTACCCGTATTTTTGGTCCGGTTGCCAGAGAATTAAGAGCAAGAAAATTCACAAGAATTATTTCTTTAGCTCCAGAGGTTTTATAA
- a CDS encoding 30S ribosomal protein S10 gives MEIQKIRIRLKAFDHKLLDHSVEEIVDTARRTGSKVSGPIPLPTKINKYCVLRSPHVDKKSREEFEMRTHKRIIDLVEPTQATIDALMKLDLSSGVDVDIKQI, from the coding sequence ATGGAAATTCAAAAAATTCGTATAAGATTAAAGGCGTTTGACCATAAATTATTGGACCATTCGGTTGAGGAAATAGTTGATACTGCAAGAAGGACTGGATCTAAGGTTAGCGGTCCCATCCCTTTGCCTACTAAAATAAATAAATATTGCGTATTAAGGTCTCCTCATGTAGATAAAAAATCTAGAGAAGAGTTTGAAATGAGAACACATAAGCGAATAATTGACTTAGTTGAGCCAACTCAGGCTACAATTGATGCCTTAATGAAATTAGATTTATCTTCAGGCGTTGATGTCGATATAAAACAGATATAA
- a CDS encoding 50S ribosomal protein L29 — MKYKYQEIKTMGLPELQVKEDDIKKEIFNLRIQKSIGSLENPKRLKLLKKQIAWIKTSLNERNRGIK, encoded by the coding sequence ATGAAATATAAATATCAAGAAATAAAAACTATGGGTTTGCCAGAGCTTCAGGTAAAAGAAGATGATATTAAAAAAGAAATATTTAATTTGAGAATACAAAAATCTATCGGTTCTTTAGAAAACCCTAAGAGATTAAAATTATTAAAAAAACAGATTGCTTGGATAAAGACTTCATTAAACGAAAGAAATAGGGGTATAAAATGA
- a CDS encoding 50S ribosomal protein L3, whose translation MLKALIGKKVGMTQVFNEDGGIVPVSILMAGPCTVVTKKTVEKDGYDAVQIGYGEIKSYKVNKPELGHFKKNNINPVKILKEFRILDDISSVNIGEVYNVSVFDGIKNVSVSGTSKGKGFQGVVKRWGFKGGKDTHGSNFHRAPGSIGQSSYPSKVFKGLHMPGHMGNDKISVLNLKVIKIDKDNNLLYVKGAVPGANGNIVYIYVANESGRKIVK comes from the coding sequence ATGTTAAAAGCACTAATAGGTAAGAAAGTTGGAATGACTCAAGTTTTCAATGAAGATGGAGGTATAGTACCGGTTTCCATTCTGATGGCTGGTCCATGTACAGTAGTCACAAAAAAAACTGTTGAAAAAGATGGTTATGATGCAGTTCAGATTGGTTATGGAGAAATTAAATCTTATAAAGTTAATAAACCGGAGTTAGGTCATTTTAAAAAAAACAACATAAACCCTGTAAAAATATTAAAAGAATTTAGAATATTAGATGATATTAGTTCCGTTAACATCGGAGAGGTTTATAACGTCTCAGTCTTCGACGGAATTAAAAACGTAAGTGTTTCCGGCACTTCAAAAGGGAAGGGCTTTCAGGGTGTTGTTAAAAGATGGGGATTTAAGGGCGGCAAGGATACACACGGTTCAAATTTCCACCGCGCGCCTGGTTCGATAGGTCAATCTTCATATCCGTCTAAGGTTTTTAAAGGACTGCATATGCCGGGACACATGGGTAATGATAAAATAAGCGTGTTAAATCTGAAAGTCATTAAAATTGATAAGGATAATAATTTGTTGTATGTTAAGGGAGCTGTTCCGGGCGCTAACGGTAATATTGTTTACATATATGTAGCTAATGAATCAGGAAGAAAGATAGTTAAATAA
- a CDS encoding 50S ribosomal protein L6: MSRIGKKPVNIPAGVKVKLEDKILTCTGPKGSVSKQLPEKSSVNINDSIITVSLADDDKNNEKFTGLTRTIIANCIEGVSTGFFLNLEIIGVGYKAEVKNNLLNLSLGYSHPVIFNIPDTIAINVEKNTLLKITGNDKDLVGQVAAKIRSYRKPEPYKGKGIKYSDEIIKRKVGKASGK; the protein is encoded by the coding sequence ATGTCAAGGATAGGAAAAAAACCGGTTAATATACCGGCAGGTGTAAAGGTCAAATTAGAAGATAAAATCTTAACATGTACTGGTCCAAAAGGTTCAGTTTCAAAACAATTACCTGAAAAATCTTCTGTGAATATAAATGATTCCATAATTACAGTCAGCCTGGCAGATGACGATAAAAATAACGAAAAATTTACAGGGTTGACGCGTACAATTATTGCCAATTGCATAGAAGGCGTATCCACTGGTTTTTTTTTAAATTTAGAGATTATTGGTGTTGGATATAAAGCAGAGGTGAAAAATAATTTGCTAAACTTGAGCTTAGGCTATTCTCATCCTGTTATTTTTAACATTCCTGATACAATAGCTATAAATGTTGAAAAAAATACTTTATTAAAAATTACCGGAAACGATAAAGATCTTGTAGGACAAGTTGCGGCGAAGATCAGAAGCTATAGAAAACCTGAACCGTATAAAGGCAAAGGCATAAAGTACAGCGATGAAATTATAAAAAGAAAAGTCGGTAAAGCTTCAGGAAAATAA
- a CDS encoding 30S ribosomal protein S8 has translation MHDPISDLIIRIKNASSAGKKSVVIPYSKIKEEICKNLLKNGFIESVAIIDFENIAKKSLEVVLKYTNKKKPLVIEMKVTSTPGLRRYKSVKDIRPYKNGLGIELFTTSKGIISDYECLEKNVGGLSILKIM, from the coding sequence ATGCATGACCCTATTTCAGATTTAATAATTAGAATTAAAAACGCTTCTTCGGCAGGTAAAAAATCTGTTGTGATTCCGTATTCAAAAATCAAAGAGGAAATATGTAAGAATTTGCTGAAAAATGGATTTATTGAATCCGTTGCGATAATTGATTTTGAAAATATTGCCAAAAAATCGCTCGAAGTAGTTTTGAAATATACTAATAAAAAGAAACCGTTAGTTATAGAAATGAAAGTGACCAGCACACCAGGTCTAAGGCGCTATAAGAGCGTGAAAGATATTAGACCGTATAAAAACGGTCTTGGTATTGAACTTTTCACTACTTCTAAAGGTATAATTTCAGATTATGAGTGTTTAGAAAAAAATGTAGGCGGTCTGTCAATATTAAAAATTATGTAA
- a CDS encoding 30S ribosomal protein S19 gives MGRSIKKGPFIDKSLIEKIDKANSNNDKKIIKTWSRRSDIIPDMVGHTFAVHNGRKFIPVFVSENMVGHKLGEFSATRTFTMHSGDRKAKVKQGAGKTGSK, from the coding sequence GTGGGAAGGTCTATTAAGAAGGGTCCATTTATTGATAAATCATTAATTGAAAAAATAGATAAAGCAAATTCTAATAATGATAAAAAAATTATAAAAACGTGGTCTAGAAGGTCAGATATTATTCCTGATATGGTTGGTCACACATTCGCAGTACACAACGGGAGAAAATTTATACCTGTTTTTGTATCTGAAAATATGGTCGGTCATAAATTAGGCGAATTTTCTGCTACAAGGACTTTCACTATGCATTCCGGCGATAGAAAAGCGAAAGTTAAACAAGGGGCTGGAAAAACAGGCTCCAAATAA
- a CDS encoding 50S ribosomal protein L22, which produces MQFHAEAKYIRVSPQKARLVIDMVRGKKVYDALNILKFTNKKSSSIVYKLLKSAIANALNTGKVDIDNLFISTAFVNMSFSLKRVMPKAMGRAATIKKRMSTIKIILDEK; this is translated from the coding sequence ATGCAGTTTCACGCAGAGGCTAAATATATAAGAGTTTCACCGCAAAAAGCGCGATTAGTTATAGATATGGTACGAGGGAAGAAAGTTTATGATGCCCTTAATATTTTGAAATTTACAAACAAAAAATCGTCAAGTATTGTATATAAGTTATTAAAATCAGCTATTGCCAATGCATTAAATACCGGTAAAGTTGATATTGACAATTTATTTATATCTACGGCATTTGTAAACATGTCATTTTCGTTGAAAAGAGTTATGCCGAAAGCAATGGGAAGAGCAGCAACTATTAAAAAAAGAATGAGCACAATAAAAATAATACTTGATGAAAAATAA
- a CDS encoding 50S ribosomal protein L24 — protein sequence MKLKKNDLVQVIAGKEKDKTGKILRIDKKSNRVIIEKVNMIKRHVKPKSAQEPGGIIDKEGSINISNVGIYCPKCKKAVRYSTKIKDDNKKVRICKKCGTEL from the coding sequence ATTAAATTAAAAAAAAATGATTTAGTGCAGGTAATAGCCGGCAAAGAAAAAGATAAAACAGGCAAAATACTTCGTATAGATAAAAAAAGCAATAGAGTAATAATTGAAAAAGTTAATATGATAAAGAGGCATGTTAAGCCTAAAAGTGCGCAAGAGCCCGGCGGTATAATAGACAAAGAAGGCTCTATAAACATTTCTAATGTTGGAATTTATTGTCCAAAGTGTAAGAAAGCCGTTAGATACTCTACTAAGATAAAAGATGATAATAAAAAAGTACGCATATGTAAAAAATGCGGAACTGAGCTCTAA
- a CDS encoding 50S ribosomal protein L4, with amino-acid sequence MSQTAELININNEKVDDIVLNEAIFSFPLNEVLIKQYVLLTQANKRLGLASTKNRKIVSGGGKKPWKQKGTGRARAGSSRSPLWKGGGVIFGPTSERNYNMDMPKKARKGALKSLFAELYKGKKITFIEDFEMSDIKTKSMVNIFKTLNINKGMLILPENDDNIIKSARNLYKYKISTVDNFNIVDLLKYENIIISKSALNKLEVKLLQ; translated from the coding sequence ATGTCCCAGACAGCTGAGCTAATTAATATTAATAATGAAAAAGTAGATGATATTGTATTAAATGAAGCAATTTTTTCTTTCCCTCTAAATGAGGTTCTGATTAAGCAATATGTTTTGTTGACGCAGGCCAATAAAAGATTGGGGCTTGCTTCTACAAAAAATAGAAAGATAGTATCCGGCGGCGGAAAAAAACCATGGAAGCAAAAAGGCACCGGAAGAGCAAGAGCTGGTTCAAGCCGTTCTCCGTTATGGAAAGGCGGCGGAGTTATATTTGGTCCTACTTCTGAAAGAAACTATAATATGGATATGCCTAAAAAGGCACGAAAAGGTGCATTAAAGTCGCTCTTTGCAGAATTATATAAAGGTAAGAAAATAACATTTATAGAAGACTTTGAAATGTCAGATATTAAGACTAAGTCTATGGTTAATATTTTTAAGACCTTAAATATTAATAAAGGTATGCTAATATTGCCGGAAAATGACGATAATATTATAAAATCGGCTAGAAATCTATATAAATATAAAATATCTACGGTTGATAACTTTAATATAGTTGATTTATTAAAATATGAGAATATTATTATCAGCAAATCAGCGCTTAACAAATTAGAGGTGAAATTATTACAATGA
- a CDS encoding 30S ribosomal protein S17, which yields MKKTFIGNVASDKMDKTIVVSVSNLVMHPLFKKFIKTAKKYKVHDENNIAKIGDKVLFCESRPISKDKKWNLKKVLEK from the coding sequence ATGAAAAAAACATTTATCGGCAATGTAGCTTCTGATAAAATGGATAAAACTATAGTTGTTTCAGTATCTAATTTAGTAATGCATCCTCTTTTTAAAAAATTTATAAAGACAGCTAAAAAATATAAAGTGCATGATGAAAATAATATTGCAAAAATAGGTGATAAAGTATTGTTTTGCGAATCAAGACCTATTTCGAAAGATAAAAAGTGGAATCTCAAGAAAGTATTAGAAAAATGA
- a CDS encoding 50S ribosomal protein L16: protein MLMPSKTKFRKQMKGRMKGVATRGNSIAFGDYGLKALECGYITSRQIEAARIAMTRFVKRGGKIWIKVFPDKPITKKPAETRMGKGKGSVEEWVVVSRPGLVLYEMGGISKEVAKEALRLASHKLPIKTIFIERGEF from the coding sequence ATGTTAATGCCGTCTAAAACAAAATTTAGAAAACAAATGAAAGGAAGAATGAAAGGTGTTGCGACGCGCGGTAATTCTATTGCCTTTGGCGATTACGGATTGAAAGCCTTAGAATGCGGATATATAACATCTCGTCAAATTGAAGCTGCCAGAATTGCAATGACCAGATTTGTTAAAAGAGGCGGAAAGATTTGGATAAAGGTATTTCCTGATAAACCAATAACGAAAAAGCCAGCTGAAACAAGAATGGGTAAAGGTAAAGGCAGTGTAGAAGAATGGGTTGTAGTTTCACGTCCAGGATTAGTTTTGTACGAAATGGGCGGGATTTCTAAAGAAGTAGCAAAGGAAGCATTAAGACTCGCATCCCATAAATTGCCCATTAAGACAATTTTTATTGAGAGAGGTGAATTTTAA
- a CDS encoding 50S ribosomal protein L5, protein MSRYLELYNKEIIPQIMNEHNYKNIHQIPRLEKIVINMGLGEATSNPKIIEKSSEELAKITGQHPVVSKARKSIAAFKLKEKQEIGCFVTLRSKKMYDFLDRLINIALPRVRDFKGVSKKSFDGRGNYTFGIKEQIIFPEVSYELVEKIKGFNITIVTTANTDEEAYNLLKTFKFPFKN, encoded by the coding sequence ATATCAAGATATTTGGAATTGTATAATAAAGAAATAATACCTCAAATTATGAATGAACATAACTATAAAAATATACATCAAATTCCGAGGTTAGAAAAAATAGTTATCAATATGGGTTTAGGAGAAGCTACTTCAAATCCAAAAATTATAGAAAAGTCATCCGAAGAGCTGGCTAAAATAACGGGACAGCATCCGGTTGTTTCAAAAGCTAGAAAGTCTATTGCTGCATTTAAACTTAAAGAAAAACAAGAAATTGGATGTTTCGTTACATTACGCAGCAAAAAAATGTATGATTTTCTTGATAGACTGATTAATATTGCTCTGCCAAGAGTCAGAGATTTTAAAGGCGTTTCAAAGAAATCTTTCGATGGCAGAGGCAATTACACTTTCGGAATTAAGGAGCAAATTATTTTTCCTGAAGTAAGTTATGAGCTTGTCGAAAAAATAAAGGGGTTCAATATCACAATCGTAACAACCGCAAACACGGATGAAGAAGCTTACAATTTATTAAAAACATTTAAATTTCCTTTTAAAAATTAG
- the tuf gene encoding elongation factor Tu, translating to MSKEKFDRSKPHVNIGTIGHVDHGKTTLTAAITKVLSRKGKDFANFKSYDQIDNAPEERERGITIATSHVEYSTDKRHYAHVDCPGHADYVKNMITGAAQMDGAILVVSAADGPMPQTREHILLARQVGVPYIVVFLNKVDMVDDPELLELVELEVRELLTSYNFPGDTVPVIKGSALKALEADTDNEWTAKIIELMDAVDEYIPLPKRDIDKPFLMPVEDVFSISGRGTVATGRVERGIVKVGDEVELVGIQATTKTVVTGIEMFRKLLDEGRAGDNVGVLLRGKKREDIERGMVLAKPGSITPHKKFKVEAYILTKEEGGRHTPFFNGYRPQFYFRTTDVTGVCTLPEGVEMVMPGDNVSMAVELITPIAAEKELRFAIREGGHTVGAGVVTEVVE from the coding sequence ATGTCCAAAGAAAAATTTGACAGATCAAAGCCGCATGTCAATATAGGCACAATAGGTCACGTAGATCACGGCAAAACAACTTTAACCGCAGCTATTACCAAGGTTCTTTCAAGAAAAGGCAAGGACTTTGCAAATTTTAAATCATACGATCAGATTGACAATGCTCCGGAAGAAAGAGAAAGAGGAATCACGATAGCCACTTCTCATGTAGAGTATTCGACTGATAAGCGCCATTATGCTCATGTCGACTGTCCGGGTCATGCCGATTATGTTAAAAATATGATTACCGGCGCAGCTCAGATGGACGGCGCAATTCTTGTAGTTTCGGCTGCAGACGGACCTATGCCTCAAACAAGAGAGCATATTCTTTTAGCGCGTCAGGTAGGAGTTCCCTATATTGTCGTATTTTTAAATAAAGTAGATATGGTTGATGATCCTGAGCTGTTAGAACTCGTCGAATTAGAAGTAAGAGAGCTTTTGACGTCTTATAATTTTCCGGGAGATACCGTTCCTGTAATAAAAGGCTCTGCTCTTAAAGCATTAGAAGCGGATACTGATAACGAATGGACTGCTAAGATAATAGAGCTCATGGATGCGGTAGACGAGTATATACCGCTTCCTAAAAGAGACATAGATAAACCTTTCCTGATGCCGGTTGAAGATGTATTTTCAATATCAGGCAGAGGAACGGTAGCAACGGGCAGAGTAGAAAGAGGAATAGTTAAGGTAGGAGACGAAGTCGAGCTTGTAGGTATTCAGGCAACGACTAAAACAGTAGTTACCGGAATTGAAATGTTCAGAAAATTACTCGATGAAGGCAGAGCCGGCGATAATGTCGGAGTCCTTTTAAGAGGCAAGAAACGTGAAGATATAGAAAGAGGTATGGTTCTGGCTAAACCCGGTTCTATTACCCCGCATAAAAAATTTAAAGTTGAAGCCTATATATTAACTAAAGAAGAAGGCGGTCGTCATACTCCGTTTTTTAACGGTTATCGTCCGCAGTTTTACTTTAGGACTACAGATGTTACAGGAGTCTGCACATTGCCTGAAGGTGTTGAAATGGTAATGCCCGGAGATAACGTTTCTATGGCGGTTGAACTTATAACGCCTATAGCGGCCGAAAAGGAGCTGAGATTTGCCATAAGAGAAGGCGGACATACGGTTGGCGCCGGTGTTGTAACAGAGGTTGTAGAATAA
- a CDS encoding 30S ribosomal protein S3 produces MGQKVNPIGLRLGINKTWDSKWYHKKDYHIYLHEDIKIRKFLKSKLYSSGVGKIDIERKSDKLILNIYTARPGMVIGKKGSEVDTLKTSISGFAKVNDKDLSINILEIKKPEINSVLVAEGIASQLEKRIAFKRAMKRSVNLALKSGAKGIKISCGGRLGGAEIARTEWYKEGRVPLHTLRADIDYGVAEANTTYGKIGIKVWIYKGDIL; encoded by the coding sequence TTGGGCCAAAAAGTTAATCCAATAGGTTTACGATTGGGAATTAATAAGACATGGGATTCAAAATGGTATCACAAAAAAGATTATCATATTTATCTGCATGAAGACATTAAAATCCGTAAATTCTTAAAAAGCAAGTTGTATTCGTCAGGCGTCGGTAAAATTGATATTGAGCGCAAGTCTGATAAGCTAATTTTAAATATATATACTGCAAGACCAGGCATGGTGATAGGAAAAAAAGGTTCGGAAGTCGATACCTTAAAAACTTCAATTTCCGGTTTTGCGAAAGTCAATGATAAAGATTTAAGTATTAATATACTGGAGATTAAAAAACCAGAAATTAATTCTGTATTGGTAGCCGAAGGAATTGCATCTCAGCTTGAGAAAAGAATCGCTTTTAAGAGAGCTATGAAACGCAGTGTTAATTTGGCATTGAAGAGTGGAGCAAAAGGCATTAAAATTTCGTGCGGCGGAAGGTTAGGCGGCGCGGAAATAGCGAGAACAGAGTGGTATAAAGAAGGACGAGTGCCGTTGCATACTCTTCGGGCAGATATAGATTATGGTGTTGCTGAAGCCAATACAACCTACGGAAAGATAGGCATCAAAGTATGGATATATAAAGGTGACATTCTTTAA
- a CDS encoding 50S ribosomal protein L2, with amino-acid sequence MQIKKYKPTSSGRRFQSVSDFSEITRETPEKNLTAAHKKQAGRNNYGRITVRHQGGGHKTKYRIIDFKRNKRNIPATVAEIEYDPNRTSRIALLNYIDGEKRYILCPNGLKKGQQVIASEEADIQVGNSLPLSKIPVGTMIHNIELKPNSGGQLARSAGAYAQLIGKDNGYGQLKMPSGEYRIVPEGCYATIGQVGNIDHENISIGKAGRSRWLGKRPSVRGVAMNPVDHPHGGGEGKTSGGRHPVTPWGVPTKGYKTRNNKATSKYIIKRRKP; translated from the coding sequence ATGCAAATAAAAAAATATAAACCTACATCCAGCGGACGAAGATTTCAAAGTGTTTCCGATTTTTCTGAAATAACTAGGGAAACTCCTGAAAAAAATTTAACGGCTGCACACAAAAAGCAGGCTGGACGCAATAACTATGGACGTATCACTGTCAGGCATCAGGGCGGAGGACATAAAACAAAATATAGGATTATAGATTTTAAAAGAAATAAAAGAAATATTCCTGCTACCGTAGCTGAAATAGAATATGATCCAAATAGAACTTCAAGAATAGCTCTATTAAATTACATTGATGGAGAAAAAAGATATATTTTATGCCCCAATGGGCTTAAAAAAGGACAGCAGGTTATCGCATCAGAAGAAGCTGATATTCAGGTTGGCAATAGTTTGCCGCTTTCTAAAATTCCTGTCGGCACTATGATTCATAATATTGAATTAAAGCCCAATTCCGGCGGTCAATTAGCTCGAAGCGCTGGGGCTTATGCTCAACTAATCGGAAAAGACAACGGTTATGGTCAATTGAAAATGCCTTCCGGCGAATATAGGATTGTTCCGGAAGGGTGTTATGCTACTATTGGACAGGTAGGTAATATTGACCATGAAAATATAAGTATTGGCAAAGCCGGCAGATCGAGATGGCTTGGTAAAAGACCTTCTGTTAGAGGTGTAGCTATGAATCCTGTAGACCATCCTCATGGCGGCGGAGAAGGTAAGACGTCGGGAGGCAGACATCCTGTAACTCCTTGGGGAGTACCTACGAAAGGTTACAAAACTAGAAACAATAAAGCTACATCTAAATACATAATAAAAAGAAGAAAGCCGTAA
- a CDS encoding type Z 30S ribosomal protein S14, whose amino-acid sequence MAKKSLFIKAFRKPKFKVRQHNRCPICGRPRGYYRKFDMCRICFRTLSSKGEIPGITKSSW is encoded by the coding sequence ATGGCAAAAAAATCGTTATTCATAAAAGCTTTTAGGAAACCAAAGTTTAAAGTAAGGCAGCATAACAGATGCCCGATTTGCGGTAGACCAAGAGGCTATTACAGAAAATTTGATATGTGCAGAATATGTTTTAGAACATTATCAAGTAAAGGTGAAATTCCTGGGATTACCAAATCCAGCTGGTAA